A single window of Haemorhous mexicanus isolate bHaeMex1 chromosome 28, bHaeMex1.pri, whole genome shotgun sequence DNA harbors:
- the CCR10 gene encoding C-C chemokine receptor type 10, translated as MTEQVTPSPVSTELTATIDFYPWEDGYSGQTSMLPELCEKQEVQGFARTFQPAVYLLLSLLGIVGNGLVLLTHTRYRQARSVTDVCLLHLALSDLLLLLTLLFAALDTLQGWSPGTAACKALQGLYSLNFYSGFFFLTCISVDRYVAIVQVPAACRLRPRARRLGWLTAGLAWLLAMLLALPQFIYSQAEQHQDLRLCRVVFPREVSRVARGATDLLQVVLGFAVPCLVMTSCYAAVARTLLAARGAQPHRALRVLLVLVLVFVALQLPHSLMVLLDAAELLLPWEMSCAQSRRKDLALLVTGGLAYLRCCLNPLLYAFLGQRFRRELWMLASDCVGSLDPRCSGRSSLRRRTSLSTYLYVV; from the coding sequence GTGACTCCCAGCCCCGTCTCAACAGAGCTGACGGCCACCATTGACTTTTACCCCTGGGAGGACGGGTACTCGGGCCAGACCAGCATGTTGCCTGAGCTCTGTGAGAAGCAGGAGGTACAGGGCTTCGCCCGCACCTTCCAGCCTGCCGTGTACCTGCTGCTCTCGCTGCTGGGCATAGTGGGGAACgggctggtgctgctcacaCACACCCGCTACCGCCAGGCACGCAGTGTCACCGATGTCTGTCTCCTGCACCTCGCTCTGTCCgacctcctgctgctcctgacgCTGCTCTTCGCCGCCCTCGACACGCTGCAGGGCTGGTCCCCAGGCACAGCCGCCTGCAAGGCGCTGCAGGGTCTCTACTCCCTCAACTTCTACAGcggcttcttcttcctcacgtgCATCAGCGTGGATCGCTACGTGGCCATCGTGCAGGTGCCGGCCGCCTGCCGCCTGCGCCCACGGGCTCGCCGGCTCGGCTGGCTCACGGCggggctggcctggctgctggccatgctgctaGCACTGCCCCAGTTCATCtacagccaggcagagcagcaccaggaccTCCGCCTCTGTCGTGTGGTCTTCCCCCGTGAGGTCTCACGGGTAGCCCGCGGGGCCACCGACCTGCTGCAGGTGGTGCTCGGCTTCGCGGTGCCCTGCCTGGTGATGACGAGCTGCTACGCAGCTGTGGCACGGACACTGCTGGCGGCCCGCGGTGCCCAGCCCCACCGGGCTCTGCGGGTGCTGCTGGTCCTGGTGCTCGTGTTtgtggccctgcagctgccccacagcctgatggtgctgctggacGCGGccgagctgctgctcccctgggagaTGAGCTGCGCCCAGAGCCGCCGCAAGGACCTGGCCCTGCTGGTCACCGGCGGGCTGGCGTACCTGCGCTGCTGCCTCAACCCCCTCCTCTACGCCTTCCTCGGCCAGCGCTTCCGCCGGGAGCTGTGGATGCTCGCCAGCGACTGTGTGGGGTCCCTCGACCCGCGCTGCTCCGGCCGCTCCAGTCTCCGCCGGCGGACATCGCTCTCCACCTATTTGTACGTGGTGTAG